Below is a genomic region from Drosophila virilis strain 15010-1051.87 unplaced genomic scaffold, Dvir_AGI_RSII-ME tig00000197, whole genome shotgun sequence.
TTGATAAACATAAAGGCTAAAGATTAAAATACCCCATATCGATTTCTTTCCGTTCAGGAAGTCATATAATAAAGCAGGTCTGCAAGCCATAAAGACTATTTGTGATTCGGTTCGCAGTACAAACCAACTACATGGATTTATCTTGCTTTGTTGCCAGTTTTCGGTTCACAATCTggtttgttttatatttataaaattgtacTGCGGCAATTTTCGCTTAAATTTATAGCCTTAAATATTTCCAtaatcattttaatttgtgtCTACCAAGCACGTTTAGATGAATGCAATCATTTGCGAAGATGTCAGTTAAACTTTTGGGTGGGTTCTACCCCAAAAAAATTTAGTTCgaaattttttttggtttttcttcgCGCTCACAGATTTCGGTTCTTAAATGCCAAGAGAGTTTTGCCTAAATATCTTGCAAAGAAAGTCATATTTCaaatcattcctatggcatctatatgatactCCGTATCACTAGTCCGATCCGGCTTATATGGCGTGCAACACAAAGACAGGACCTATGCAAAGCTCCATGCCGATGCCTTTGAAACTGGGAGACTAGTTGTGTGCTTTTTATGAACTCAAAAATGAAATGTCTCATTCCGAATTTTGCCTGAATTAAAATCCTTTCTTTGGGTTTGCTGCAATTTGAATATGCCAATGTAATCTTCGCTTACTTCTGGCTGGTCTCCACGCTTTCCTTCATGTTGTCGGTCAACAGTTTGGCCACCTTGGTTAGATTGCCGTTCTCGGTGCGCAGCGTTTCGTTCTCCTCCTCCAGCAAATGTTGCTACAATAAGAAGCAGAGCGTTAGCTTGATTTAACGAGAGCGTGGACATCAACTTACGTGCTCGACTAGCTCGGCTATTTTCTCATTGGCCTcgtacagctgcagctccacgGCGTTGGTGGCATGTTTGAGCGTGAGGAATTCCGAGACGAGACGCTCCACTAGGCTGTTGGTAATGGGCACATCCAGATTGCCATCAACATCGATCAGGCTGTCCAGCTCGTTGCCAACCTCGCCGCTGTCTGTGCTGTCCTGTTGTAGAATCTTGAGCAGATTACGTTTTAGCTCTACGGAGCCGACTAGCGGAGCCCCGCTCGACGGTCCCAGCTGCTTCTCGCGCATGTGCTCCAGCTCACTGGTGAGACTGCAAGGTGGACAAATGTTTAATGCTGTTTATTGCGCTTTTATGATTTAGCTTACTTGTGTATCTGATCGACCTTCATTTTGTGCAGTTTGTCGAGGGCATTGCGCTCGTTGAGCGTTTTATTGAACTTGCCGGTGAGATCCTTGATGTCTGACTCAAAtttgctctgctgctgctgcagcagctccagctgaGCGCACAGCTTCTCgtgctgcgcctgctgctcctcctgcgTGGTTTTATCTGCGCGGAGACTTGGACGTTCAGAGCACGAACACATATATCATTAAATGGGCTGGGCTAGCTTACGTGATTCGATCTCCAGTTTTAGCGCCTTGTTCTCCTCCCTTAGCGCTATGTTGTCCTCCAGCAGCGTAAACATATCATGCTCCGGGTCCTGATTATTGTAGTCCGGCTCGCTCAcacgactgcgactgcgcgTCTTAGCCTCCTGGGTGCGAAACTTGGCCACCGGAATTCGTCCACGTCGTTCCATGCTGCGCGCTTGTTATCTGAGCGAGCGGAAAGAGAAGATAAGGAATAAGATCAGTTGttgcaatacatatatatataaatacatattaaatcTGCTTACGTTTGTATGCGCTTCAAGCCTTAAAGCATTATGCTAAACCTCTTATGCTATATGCGATATGAAACTTAAATGCTGCCAACACCATGAATTGCCTGcgtatgagtgtgtgttatgtgtgtgtatgaattCATGAGCgagatgtgtgcgtgtgtgtgtttgcatgaGTTGGATGTCCTTTGGCTGGCCCCATTGAAACGCCTTgcggttttatttttttttgttttgcttgttttttttttcttttcttcttttattattattattattattatttgctgtttataattgttaatcaGTTTTCATACCGCCCCATTAATCAGCTTTATGTGGTTTTTGAATGCGCCTGTTTCAGATTCTTGCTTTATGtcttttaaatgtgttttgagatttgttttttattttttagaattaaattttattatttattattatttgcttcCTTGCCAAAAATGCTTAcagttaaaattgtttttgttttgtttcaaatTATCCCAGAATTTGGCTACACATTTCAAATGCATGCAAAGAATGCTAGAAGTTATCAGAATTTACTTAGCTTGGCTTTAAACTATTCGCTTTTCAGTGCAGAAGCGTTTTTTTTCGACAATTGCTTaactaatattttatttttgtttacattctttttttgtatttcatgctaaataatttatatcCTTAccactttttatatatatatatatatttttttatatattgatttactttatattttatttcttgcatTTTGCCGCAAAACCATTTTCAATCTTTGCCACTTTCAGTGtttaaataaaaccaaaaataatgttacaaaaaaaaaaaaaaaaaaaaaaacattcgaGCTGTGAAAATCTTTTACtattgaaatattaatttttgaaattaatttcgttttcctctcttttttttttgtatacttataaaaataactaattCAAGGCGGCTTAGAGCtcttggtttttgttttcaatttttttttttttttagtttctttttttttttttattttttcgttttctttttttaatgctgtgaatatataaatatagtttttaatttggtttaaattgctatgttttgtttttgtttttgttattattttttttttttgtttaaattaaagtttatgtattttttcattctttttacagctaattttaaattgtatttttggattatttgtttttgtttttgtcatgCACTGTATactaaatacatacatactttacaTGTCTTTTCTTGCTAAATGTACATTGTTTAATgtataacatacatacatatatatatatatgtaattatataattttgtatacatgtatTTGAGTCTAAGCCtcgaaataattaaaatagtcATAGATTCTTTAGAAGGAAATAAACGTTATCTGCTTTTGGGTTTGAGCCTTTTTTGCATGAGGAAATCACATCaatcaaattttgtaataattaattttttaaaagtaattataaaataagaaaaaaaaaacaatgcaaattcagaattttttttttttttgtactgaAAGGTAAACAAAATTTGCCTTTGTTTATGTGTAAAACAAAAGATTGCTAAACTATTCTGATAGAGCCCCCCGTCTTGGGGTCTTTTGACTTTGATTTTGAAGGAAACATAGGAAAATGAAATACTGTCCAGTTGTAGGggtaaaaaagtaaaattcatagattggtatatatatatatatatgaatatacatgtgtatgtgtgtatatatatgtaccctgccttatatatatatatatttaaatatatattatgcttTGTGTTTGATTTTTGAGAATACTTTTTGACGCCGAGAttcgttttagtttttttttttgttatttaatttatgcgtttttttgtatattttttattgcaataGTTTATAATATTTGCCGTTGTTTGtcgtctgtttgtttgtttctcaGTTTGTTTCAATTGCAATGTAAAAGTGGTTTCTGTCTGTTTGTATATAGGTGTATATATAggtgtgtatgcatatacgACCGCGCGTGGTGTATGATTTAAAGGCCAAATGGCGCTGTTTCAATtgtcatatacatataaatatgtgttttgtttttatatatatatattttttttttgcctgcgATTTGCTTCgttgtggtttttgttgtagttgtagttgttccTGCATTGGGTGTGGGGGAGCTGTCTTTACATTTCCTCGATAAAAGCACGCAATTTGTCCATAAGGGCCCGAGGGTAT
It encodes:
- the LOC116649728 gene encoding uncharacterized protein isoform X1 → MERRGRIPVAKFRTQEAKTRSRSRVSEPDYNNQDPEHDMFTLLEDNIALREENKALKLEIESHKTTQEEQQAQHEKLCAQLELLQQQQSKFESDIKDLTGKFNKTLNERNALDKLHKMKVDQIHNLTSELEHMREKQLGPSSGAPLVGSVELKRNLLKILQQDSTDSGEVGNELDSLIDVDGNLDVPITNSLVERLVSEFLTLKHATNAVELQLYEANEKIAELVEHQHLLEEENETLRTENGNLTKVAKLLTDNMKESVETSQKMEAALIRLKQRNDELTAKIRDQPDGQPQATPSPTTMQSQVEFEEITDQVQHQAREHNERIVEMQSLMDAAIAKTTNDELKKLQLKLEILEEQLRQALTRADLAEEQLVRYQQAEPAATATATVAAAPASRPPPPPPPPPPPPMPAKVLYRVAAGGDGDAGSFSQHIAAHSLHKGLGEKIIDNVKQQVQAQAATGLDAIVREFKSGRVTLRRNRRKTGTSEALKEMFQVLEISQKQNRNSKICVDLNTTI
- the LOC116649728 gene encoding cTAGE family member 2-like isoform X2, which translates into the protein MERRGRIPVAKFRTQEAKTRSRSRVSEPDYNNQDPEHDMFTLLEDNIALREENKALKLEIESHKTTQEEQQAQHEKLCAQLELLQQQQSKFESDIKDLTGKFNKTLNERNALDKLHKMKVDQIHNLTSELEHMREKQLGPSSGAPLVGSVELKRNLLKILQQDSTDSGEVGNELDSLIDVDGNLDVPITNSLVERLVSEFLTLKHATNAVELQLYEANEKIAELVEHQHLLEEENETLRTENGNLTKVAKLLTDNMKESVETSQKMEAALIRLKQRNDELTAKIRDQPDGQPQATPSPTTMQSQVEFEEITDQVQHQAREHNERIVEMVLTL